One Carya illinoinensis cultivar Pawnee chromosome 5, C.illinoinensisPawnee_v1, whole genome shotgun sequence genomic window, TGCAAACAGGGGGCATAAAATCCTTAATCGGGTGCTTACACGGCATTGCAGCAATGCTAAAAAACAAGAATGCCGGGTCCAACAAAGCCAAGCCGTTGAATGAGGAGAAAGGAGGAGAGAGACTCTGTCCAATACCAGATGGATTGCCGAAATCACTGCACGAGGTCGAGGAAGAAGAGCGAGCTAGAATGCCTGATTCGCCATTCACCCGGCTTCTTAGAACCAAAGGGAGGTCCCCTGCATGGTATTCCCCCGCCCCTGACCATGAAACTGACTGATTTAAGCAGGGAGACGTGAGCAAGGTTGTGTCCAGTTCGTTGTATAATTACTGATCAAGTGGACGTGTGTGGTTAAAGATATGGGATCTTCACGTGGGTTGTGAGGCTTTTATATTTGGGATGAGTTTCTTGTAAAATTATCATAAAAAGTGTTTGGTCTGGTTTGTGGCAACCGCCAACCGCACTACAAACAATCTCATTTCTTGTAAATATGGAATTTCAAAAGCGAGGACGATTATAAAGTTCGTAGTTTGAGGTACCggctttcttaaaaaaaaaaaaaaaatctacttcgGGCAAACCTGCAAACCCATTGGAACCATAGaggaaatatattttatagagaACATTTACCTCATCTCGTGTTTGACTAATATAGAAGATTTCTGGTGACATGAGGTCCTCTTTCGTTTTATGAGCAACCTTTCGCAAGGAAAGTTTGGCTGTCTCATTTAATGCCATGTGACCCAGCAACTGCTTAAAACCTGTACAAATCTAGGGAGGCATGGGGCCAGAGAATCGGTATAGACAAAGTATCTTACTAATATTTGGAACAATCTCACATGGGGAACTTCCAAGAGAATTTTAATAAGAGAGCCAGAAGTGTATTGCTTCTTGGAGGAAGTGAGTGATTTTCACTGGTACACGGAATACTTCAGCCAATTTAGAACTCACCATAAACACTGCTATTACCCCGGCAATGCAGGCTCAAAAAGGCATGCCATTTTGGCCGGTGAAGGTATCACGAATATCGGAGAACAGACCATAAAGGGAGTACTGTCGAAGATTTTCCACCTCATACCATGAATTTAGTGTATCGAGATTCTTATCTGTTCCAGAAAATGTCAATTGTATGCTCAAACTGCAATCAGTAGGCCCACCACTACTTAAGCATTTAGAGGTTGGCACTGCACAGCTTTGATTGTTCAGGCATATAGAGTCCCCAGAGCATGCATCGCACCCAAAGTTCTTCCAGTACAGATTTTGAAGAGTGCCTTTTTGGAATTCAAGGACCTGCATTCAATTTAAACCAAAGTTCAATGCTATTCCCGGAGAGAGGGGGGGAGAGGAAAAAACAAGCAAATGTGATATGGAGTTTACCAGAGTGAAACTAATTATGGTGTGACTTGTATCAGCAACCAATATTGGTAGAGATCTTGCTGCATACTTCTGTCCAGCAAAAGCTACCATATGCCCACCAGACAAAGCCTGGGAATTTGGGAAATTCATGAAATCACATTACTGAAGTGTTGATTTATATGTTTTCATGATACTTATGTAATGCTTAACAGAAATTCGTAAACCATCCAACATGCAGAAAGCATCACAAGTAAAGAGCTGCAAAATAATACAGGGGGTTATGTTTGGTGATGACTTCAAGAGTGTTCGATTCTAAATGGCTTTGATTACGATTTAGGATCTTCAATGATGTTATTACGATTGCATGTATGAAATTTCTTTGTGGCACATGCGAAACTTTTTGTTTCAAGGCGTGGTTCTTTTGCAATTTACATATATCCATCAAACTCGAActcatgaaaaaatgaatgcacAAGATGTCTGATATCAAACATGTTCTTAAGCAATCCCCAAGAGAGGAAATACTCATCatgaagaaagggaaaaaaaaaggagcaaGACCATAAAGAATCAAAGATCTAGCTAATGACTTTCTGACAACTAACACTGAGATCTCTTATGCATAGGCAATTAGGCATCAAAGAAACAGTAATTTCCGCGTGTTTCAAAGAGTCTCGTAGCAAAAGAATAGTTTGGAAAACTTCTGGAAAAATAAGCGACGTGCACATGAACTACATACCGGATTGAAGGCGGTGCTGTTAACGGTAAGATAAGAGATCTCATCGACTTTGGGCCTGAATAGAGCAAGTTGAGCACCAATATTGCCTGAGAGGGAGAGACGTAAATCGCAAGGAGAAAGTTGAGTCTGATTGAAGAAGAAGGAATCTCTGGTTGAAAATGCAAGACCAAAGGTAAAACCGTcgaattttttaacttttgcaTCAGCGCATGGACCGAAAACATTGTTTGTATCAGCTTCTGCTACAAACATCATCGCGATCATCATCATTGCAACCATCATCTGTGTTACCAATGCGATTGACCTCATGTTAGGTGTCCCACCTTCACCCATCTTCACCTAAGGAAAGAAAACTCGCTTACATTTCTGCAATTTCTAAGCAATGAACAGAACTGCAGAACTTTGCAGGAGACGAAAACAAGGCTAATGGCCGGCAGCACTTATGTGTATACCATTTGCATCCTCATAAACAAATTGATATGTGAATGATGCCTATAGGTCAacagaaaaaaatgatattgcaTATGATCAAAATTATCAATCCAatgaaacaaaaaggaacacAAGGCAAGCGACAAAACCCACTTTCAGAAACACATGCACAATAATTTCAACCCAAGAACAAACCAAAAATCGGAGACCAAGGAACCTTGTTCTAAGTCGCAAATAATCTCCTGAATTAACCCTCTTTCAAAGCTCAAAAAGTTACCATGTAGCCAGTTTCTATGGCTTCTATGTGAGTTTTCACCAATGATTCTGCGATTAAATGTAAAAAGTAGGAGATTTTCAAGAACCTCAAGATggaaaaattaatgtttttaaggtttAGTGCAATATATTTGGGTGCTCTTGTTTTCGTATCCCTTGGAACTATTCAAGGGAACAAGCACAAGGCGCGCGAAACGGTTGCATCGGCAAGCCAGTTGGATCTTGTCTCTCTACGGTTATGGAAGTTGATGTTTCACATTGGACAAGATTTTCTTTTTGGATATCGTTACAAAGGTTCCCTTTATTAGAAATATTAGGATATATATTTTGCGGTAATATTACGAATAATTGTAGAGTTAATAAgtattacataattaaaaataataataataatatttattattaaaatattaattttttttatgtatattctataattttttttttttttaaatacttaaacactttataattataaataacatttcTCTATTTTACCTTTCTTCTCCTTCCATCTTTCAATATATTGTACGTTAAATGACTAtttatttaacaataatttatgaaatcagcattactcataaatatataaaaatccaccatcttttcacTTTCTCTCCACCAAGTTGAAACAATAACTAACAATTGCCATTTGCCACTATAgtttagaagaaaaaataaataacaattgaGACATGTTTGAGTCATTTTTCCAATTCCTTGGTGTTTTTGGTGGAATATACAAGTGACTCGCGAGGATCATCCTTTGGACGGCTTgatctaagaaaaaaaatatatataacaaaaaaataataataaaataatatttataataatagagtatacaAACGTCttgcaattttttaaaaaatgaataaatatgagatttatatgaaaaaaataataatttttaataatgaacattatttttttttcaaaaaaattacataatacttatacattctaaaaatatatctaacattacgAGTGAGCATGCATATCAAATTTTATCGTTTTCAagttaaaaatgacaaattacatCATATAAGCAATTCCACTAATAACTTCCAAGCATGACACTCACATAACATTGTTCAGGTATCTTGTACTCAAAGTTACTATATTTCTTTTTGGGTAATGTTACGTATAGTATTAGAGTACGCAATTTTCAcgtattttactttaaaaaaagtaaactttgttgttaaaaaaatattttttttgtgagttttaaatttatctcatttttaaatagAGTATGTGAAATCTTCACactacaaaattacaaatatttgaTGTGAtgatataagaaaaatatagttgcaagtatagttgtgcattaatataatgtgattggtcaaaaaatagatttgattgaaaataatgttaatttaaattttaagtatgaataaaataatattaatatacagattaatgtataactatatttatatgtagcaaaactcgaGAATATATCGACGTTCGAAATGTTCCcttttttgaatgattttaagaagagagagggTTGAGAAATCTGGtcctataaattaataaaagaatggAATAAAGCCAGAAAAATGTTCCCCTCGCGTGTGACGTCTTCTCCCGGTGGTTGACTCGGTGCCGAGGTCCAATTTTTAGTACCGAGTTAACCTCCCTCCTCCGACCAGAACACGCGAGTTGACTCGTCAGGCGAATAACTTCGtattgaaaaagtaaaaaccaTTTCGTCATCTAAGGTAAAACAGAGAAGTCTTGATGGAATGATCTGGAGGCGACTCGGCGAGTCAAAAGCATCAGCAACTCGTTCAGCTTTTTAGGTCaagttggttttctttttttaatgttttgacTGTGACGCAGTGAAGTGAATAGGGGGAAACTTGTATCTCAGAGAAGAGCCTGGGAGATTTGGTACAGGGTAAAGGACAGCCATCTCCAGGTTTCAATGAGacttcaatgctttgttgtttctGACCTCTGATTTTCTGAGCTTCCCCACCAAAAAAAACCCGTaactcaaaaaaacaaaaaaaaaaaggcgagAGGGAGGAAAAAGGCCATAAATATTGCTATAATGCCACGCCCTTATTTCCAAAAGCTGATTCTCTCTTCCACAATCAGAGCCGAAGAACTGGTACCAAAACCTCTCTCTTTAGCTCTCGGTTTTTGGGTTTGGTTGTACGTCCTTGTTTATATTTGTAGTCGATAGTCTTTCAAGGAGAGAGATGGTTTTCTGTTTGGTTTCCGAGAATTGAGCGATTGAAGACGAAGTTTGGAAAGATTTACTTTCTCCGTGTCGTTTTGCACTTCGAAAAACCATTTCTCTTGGGGGATTAAAACTCCGTTTGGTTGGTAGGCTTGTCTTATGATAATCTGATAAAAATCCATGAATTTGTTTGGCTCCAGAGAAAAACTTGGCAAAGTAGAAGGAAAAActgattatttgatttaaaaattttaagactAATTATTATCATTCTTAGGTCATCAAAAATGTGGGGGAAAGGCTTGAGCGGATTGAtcacatttatatttttaagatctGAATTGCTGAAATAAGCAAGGTTTTTAGTGTAGTTTTGTCCATCTGTCGTTCTATTATAAATTTCTATGGAAAGGTGTTTTCTTAGGATTCTCATTTAGAGTAATAAGTTTGAGTGCCTGAAAGTAATTGAAGATTGTAGATTTTTCTGTGTGGGAAATCCTCAAAAGATGAAAGGAGCCTTGAAAACAAAATATGTTTCAGTGTAAGATTCCTATATAATCTGATGAAAGGAGCAAGTCAGTGTTGTGATTgaatacttaaatatatatttcctttttttccctttccacCATTTTTAGCAATCAATTGGTCTGAATTCTGAAATGCTCCCTTTAGTAACATTAACGAGGAATTGAACTTCTGAAATTTTATGATGGCTACTTCGAACCCTATATGTTTTAGGTTAGAGTTTTTGTCTTTGATTTTTTGTCATTGCACTCATTGAGCATTGAGGAATTACTTCACTTTATTATTTACTGTTAGTATTGGAGGTATGTTTGATCTTAAAAGAAATGTTATCAGAAAACAGCTTGCAAGATAAAGTATGTTTTACATTTTCACCATATGGTAAGTCAATGCAATTGTTGCTATACTTTATACCATGGACTGGAAACTGGATTTTCTGTACCATGATTTTGATGCCGATGTTAAAATTAAACTATTCTGGGTAATTTTGAGGTATAATTGACATTTTTTGTTACTGACACTGGGTTTCACCATGTAGGCATTTATCACTTATAAGATGACATGAGGCTAGTAAATGACAGAGATCTATAAAATTCAAGTTTTATATACactttttgaaaaagtagaTACTCTGGatttttctcattattattatGCCTATTGCACAATATCATTCTTGCTGGGATATTTCTGGGCTTCTCCCAGATGATTTAATTTTTGCTACAGTTTAAGGATTTAGGATGAACTTTTGAGTTCCATTCATACCATGTTTTGAGAAGTTGCAGTGATacactcatctcaactcaattaaACCGTTTTTAAGGTCTTATCTAAATGGGCTTGGTTACATGGATCCGCTTGTGCAACTTGGTCTTCTTTAGGGTCATGTCCCCATTCACAATATGTCTTTCCACCATACACACTTCAATCATGCATTCCATTGCAACATACAGAGCCTAATATGATTCCATACAAGCAGAGGATACCAGAAAATTTTTCCAACAAATTCAGGGGTGAGCTTTCAACTGTTGCTACAATCACTGTTCTGGATGGTCGCATATGGCGAGTAGGATTGAAAAAGATTGGGAACAGTGTATGGTTTCACAATGGTTGGCAGGAATTTGTTGAACACTACTACATCCGTGTTGGGTACTTTCTAATATTCAGATATGAGGGGAATTCAGGTTTCTttgttcatatatttaatttgacGACTTCTGAGATAAACTATCAACCCAATGCATTCAGTAGCATTCAAGGGCTCAATTATCGCAATCAGTATAATGTATTTGAAGAAATGGAAGA contains:
- the LOC122311986 gene encoding uncharacterized protein LOC122311986 isoform X1 is translated as MVKMGEGGTPNMRSIALVTQMMVAMMMIAMMFVAEADTNNVFGPCADAKVKKFDGFTFGLAFSTRDSFFFNQTQLSPCDLRLSLSGNIGAQLALFRPKVDEISYLTVNSTAFNPALSGGHMVAFAGQKYAARSLPILVADTSHTIISFTLVLEFQKGTLQNLYWKNFGCDACSGDSICLNNQSCAVPTSKCLSSGGPTDCSLSIQLTFSGTDKNLDTLNSWYEVENLRQYSLYGLFSDIRDTFTGQNGMPF
- the LOC122311986 gene encoding uncharacterized protein LOC122311986 isoform X2; protein product: MGEGGTPNMRSIALVTQMMVAMMMIAMMFVAEADTNNVFGPCADAKVKKFDGFTFGLAFSTRDSFFFNQTQLSPCDLRLSLSGNIGAQLALFRPKVDEISYLTVNSTAFNPALSGGHMVAFAGQKYAARSLPILVADTSHTIISFTLVLEFQKGTLQNLYWKNFGCDACSGDSICLNNQSCAVPTSKCLSSGGPTDCSLSIQLTFSGTDKNLDTLNSWYEVENLRQYSLYGLFSDIRDTFTGQNGMPF